The genome window CTCTTGCTCAACTCAAAAGTCATATAATTGCCATTGTTTTAGATCCTAGATTATGTTATTTGTTTCCAAGATAATTGGTAAGAAATATGTTTTATACATAGGATAAATAAATCAAATGACATTTGATCTTAGGATCTTACTATCAACTATCAAGTCTCTATTAATTgacatcttaaaaaaaattatgggcaatttttttttttcgtaaAAGATGAAATTACCCACGGTGTTCGCCTTGTCACTTCATCGTCATCATCAGTGCCTCTACAAGGCCTATCATTGTTGTACTCATCACCTTTGCCTTGCTCGGGAAGGCTTTGTAGGCCTGGCTCCCATTATTATCTCATTATCATCCTCGCATGCCTTGTCCCTTGTTGGCATTCTCATTACCTTTGCCCCGTCCACAAAGGTTTTGTTGTCATCCTAGTAGAACTGGTGAGGCTCCGCGCCATCGTTGCATCCTTCCTCCCAACATGGGCCCTCATCCGTTCACCTCCATCTTTGCGAGCAAAAGCGATGGAGAGCAAGGGGTGAGGAGAGCGATAGATGAAAGCAAGTAGGAGCTTGCTTCTTCAACATGAGGTGCCTCAATAATGATAGACGAGCATGTGAGGATAGAGGCAACAATAAGAGCACGACAACTAACAGGCTAGTTCCCTAGCAATAATAATGGTGGAAAAGAGTGAGGATGACAGACGAGAACAAGGTTACTCGAGGCGACAGACAAGGGCGTGGTGACAACAACAAATGTTGGACGAAGGCAATAATCATCAAGAAAAAGGTGAAAATTAATCTCAtcctttataaaataataaatgctTTATGAGATTAAATCGAAAACGAGATGCTCTacgttaaaaagtaaaaaaattaaaattaaaatttttttgagaaatttatCTAAAATCTATCAGATTTATAACTCTTGATTTTTGATAAGTGAGTTTGGTAGACCATCACTTTatctattttaatttaatttattaaaaaataagtgaTGAAGACCAGACTTTTTATTCCAATACCTTCCCTATACCAGTCAAAATTTTTATCAGAAAATTTCTCAGATGAGATTTCAAAATCTCAAACTTTGGTAAGTAATATTGATAGACTGCCATACCCACCGTATCCATCAATGCTTTTAGTAAATGATTCTAATTTTCAAATCATTAGACTCACCCATGAGCAATCTTATTCTAGCGTGTCCAGAATTCCAAGTTCCACGTTGTACTGTCTCCGTAACTCCAGAGCCAATCTTTCCAATGTTTCATATACTTGTTCGGCCTCAGGATGCAGCACTCCACCAGCCACAAACTCATGAGCAACACCATTAACCTCAATCATACTACACCCTGTTTCCTTTCTCACCCCTCTCTCCTTCATCCTTGTTCTTGCCTCATTGGCATTGCCGACGTCGCCTGCACCTGCAAACACGTTCGACAGAACCACATAACCACCACTATCCAAATGATCCAACTGTATCACCTGTCTTCCTGCTCGCCTGCTCGCGTCGTCGTCCCCGTAAACCCTACCGGCTGAAAGCAATGAACCCCACATAACAGAGTCGGGTTCCATAGGCATCCTTCGCATCAGTTCCTCGGCCTCTTCGATGAGTCCAGCTCGACCTAACACATCAACCATGCAACCGTAATGCTCGGTTCCAGGCTCGATGCCATACTCATCGATCATTAGCGACAGGTAGTGCCATGCTTCGTCTACCGAGCCTGCATGACTACAAGATGTGAGGATGTTAAGAAAGGTAACATCGTCTGGTCTCAAGTTCGAGGACTCGAGTCTTGAGAACAGCCGAGTTGCTGCTTCCGAGTGCCCGTGCATTGCCAGGCCATGGATCATAGAGTTCCATGATGATAACCCTTTCGTCGAGCTGTTCTCGAACACCTCGAGAGCTTTGTTTATGCTACCGCACTTGCAGTACATGTCTATGATAGCTGTGGTTACTATTGGATCAAGCACAAACTCATCATTCCTTCTGATGTATTGGTGAATCCATTCTCCTTGATCCAGAGCTCCTAAACTGCCACATGCACCCAACAAGCTGACCAAAATGTTGGCATTTGGATTCAGCCCTTCCTCTTGCATTCGGTAGAAGAGGTGCAGTGCCTCGTCGTTCCTTCCGCTCCTGACATACCCACTGATCATGGCGCTCCATGATACTAGGTTTCTCATTGGCATTTCATCGAACAAGTATCTGGACTTGTCGATTTGCCCGTTCTTCGCCAGGCCAGTGATCATGGAGTTCCAACACACCACGTCGAAGCTCGAACATTCGTCGAACAACCGCGACGACATGCTTATACAGCCGCAATTGGCGTACATGGAAAGCATGGAGTTGCGTACGTAGGGATCGGACGCGTGCCCGAGCTTGAAGGCCATGCCGTGGAGCTGAGCTCCACAGTGGGCGGCGAGCCCGAGATGGGAACAGGCTATAAAGAGCGACGGGAAAGTGAGTCTTTGTGGCGGAATGGGCGAGTGCAGCATGTCAAGGAAGAGGGATATGGCTAAGTGTGGGGTTGAGCTGTGGGAGAGGCCCCTGATGAGGGTGTTGTACATGAAGGCATTAGGCTGGTGGTGGTGGAAGAAGAGGCGCATGGCGTAGTTGAGATCGCCATTGGGGGAGGTGGCACAGAAGGCAAGAACTCTGCTGATGGCGATGTGGTCTCTGGCCAAGCCAGTCTTGATGAGCTGGGAGTGGAGCCGGTGGAGGTCCCTCATGCTGTTGCATTTGGTCTCGAGCATTGAAAGAAGGGTGTGGTCAGAGATGAACTTGCAGATGGAGGTCGAGGAGGGCAGTGCACTGGTGCATGGAAGCATCTCCGATCTACACTCTTTCTTGGGGAGAAAGGGAGTCGATTGGATGGCCAGTGCACGCCGTGGTGCTTGTTTCAAGTGGATAAGAAAGGGAAAGAGGGAGAATGCCCTTGTACTTGCGACGATTGACGACCACAAAAAGAAGCGAGctaaagttctaatctttccacaTCAACACGAAAAATAAGAACAAATCGGCTAGAAGTTTTCGCCTTCCGCATCAAAATTTTACCCAAACAAATATAAATCGAAAACCAAGGGGAGAAATCGCACTTGATCTCGGCGGAAATCTATGGATCGGAAGAAGAACCAGATGCGAAAGAAAGAGTGGCCCCAAATCAATAACCCAAGCGCAAAAAAACTCATCTCGTACGTTGACCTACCGATCTAGGATCACGTTGAGCAAAGACCCCCGAGCCTCCCGGATCAGGGAAGACGCCGCCACGAAGGAGCCCCGGGAGAGATCTGCAGCTACAGAATAGAATGGCTATCGCTTCACTTGGGAAGGCACCTTACGAGGGAGAGGGTATCAAGATTTGAATCGTTCCACCACTTACAACCTTTCTCTGGTGAGAACCTGTGGACGATCAATGGTTGGTATCGGCCATCAAGATTCGGGAGTTCTAATATTGACGGTTGCCCGTAGGCAAGACGATGATGCACTACCCTTGTGTAGCGCTGACAAACCATGGCattaaaagtaaaataaattacctctttttttttttttaaatattatattatgatcttttttactttaaaaaatttatattaaaatctatataattttgaaagtaaaataaataatctcatttgtTCTAACGTCCTAAACTATATTGACAAAAAAACACTTTAACAAATTTCAATATCTCTTCCATTTCCAATGATGAGATCCAATTGCACTGCCACCTGGTCCGCCTCTCATTACACCCATCATGATGCTCAAGGCTGAGCATGGTCATTATCTTGTTTGGCTCTTAGTGTAGTGAAAGCGATTGGGATGCTCAAGGTACGGTGGTCGTCTTGCTTGCTCTTGGTGTAGCAAGAACGACCGTTGTTGGGATACTCGAGGCATGGTTGTCATCGTTGTTGTTGCCACCAAGGTCATTCTCCTCGGGATCACTTGGTCCGCCTCTCGCTACACCCGTCGGAATGCTCAAAGGCATGGTCATTATCCTACCTGACTCTTGATGTAGTGAGAGTGACCACCACTGTGATGCTCAAGGTGTGGTGATCGTCTCGCTTGGCTCTCGTTGTAGTGAGAATGACTATCGTTGGGATGCTCAGGACATTGTTGTCAGTGTTGTCGTCGCCACCGAGATCATCTTCCTCGAGCCCCTCCTCGCAGTTGTGCAGCCCAGCACCCGCTACGACGTCTCATTCCCAATTCTCGCCCACACCATATTTAACATTCGTGACGCCCACATCATCCTCCTCTATGTACTCGTTGCCTATAGTGGTTCGACATCAAGACTTGGATTGGTGGCCAGGTCACCTTCCTCTTCTTGACATCTCTCCACTCATCTCCTTACACGACATTGCTCCGCCACCTTCATTCTCTTCTAGGTGGCTTAGCTCATGTTGTTGTTGAAGGAAAATGAACGATATCAAATCGCTACAGAATCTTCGTTGCTCGACTCTTGAGCTAGGCTTATAGTAATATCGATGGATTCGACCCCACGCTCTCTTTACTACTCTTATCTGTCACAACCCAAGTTCTAGACACTCTTCTTCTTGGTCGACAACTAGGCGACAACTATGAGCATCGAAACTGCAATCACTCTCGCTACGCCAGGAGCCAAATGATACGACAACTTAGCCTCCCCCTCTTCATGGGAGCTTTCACCTTCATCAACCTCACCATAACCTCCTTCCCGGAGGTCATCTTTGGTGATCTCTAATCTCGTCCAACTCCTTTTCATAACATGACACTCACAAAACTGTATatcactaaaaaaataaaataaaataaaataaaatattaaaattatctttttactcatCACTTTTACACCGATCAAACAGTTAATGTCATATGTTATATTTTTCATGAATACAACTAACAATATTaagacaaataaaattatttatctcacttttaaaattataaaaatatcaatataaaatttttaaatataaaaactaCAATACCAATTTGACCCAAATACaaaagataatctataattaacaacGCCTAAAAGCCCACCTTATTAGTAATGAATCCTAAAACTCTATCGTTGTCGATCAAATTTACTCAACATCTaagaaaatttaaagatttgGATTTATGCTCCTCGAATCTGGAAATCGAAAATTTAAAGGAACCACATGCTGACACAGTATGGTAACAGTATTACCCACCACCACCCTTTCAGACCATGTCTTAAGAAACTAAGGTCAACCGGTTGAGACGGCGTAGCTGATTCAACAATGGAGCATTTTAAACGCCCCCAAGAAATCATCTCTTGGCatcgtaaacaaataaaaaatccaTAAAAAAAAAGGCAGGGATAAAAACCatcagaaataaataatatgttcaATATCAGATTCAAAAGTAGGACGTACTGGAAGAAACAAAGAGATGTAAAATGATTTATGGTGGCTAAATGTACAGCCAGAAATAAGGTCTGAAGTTGCTAAAGGTCGCCAAGTAAAATCACAGCATAAATCTATGTAAGAATATACTCTTCTAAGGGGTAACTCCAATGAGAACATAATATCAGCTCAATAAGCCTCTCAAATATCCTAATACCCATAACTGCCACCGTAGGTTGAACCATATCCTCCTCCAGAGTGGGCCACAGGACCAGTGTTCGATGGAGGAGATCCATACATGGGACCATGCGGTTGGTAAGAATTATAACCTGGATCCATGGAACCCATCGAGCTCTGTGAAGGAGCTGGAGATGGAGCTGCAGCCATGAAATTCTGcaacagaaaaaaaataatttagccTGCCTAACGGCAAGAAAAATCATCAAGCAAAGGGCGGAATGCACAACAGACCCCCAAAAAAAAGTTCACATGGAACCAAAATAACTTTTCTTTAATATCTTTAatattaatcatcaaaatctttaatATCCACCCTAGTCCCATTATTGACATATTTTCCATCGTCAGATAATCACATTTTGATTTAGGATAATCAACTGATGTGCTGATTTTAAGTACTTGCTTATATAACTAATTTGGGTTGTTGAATAGGGCTGCAGTTGATCAACAAATAACGAAAAGGGAAAATGACCAACATGACCAACATATTATTCAAGCACATTACATGTGAGATTCACATGATCACCATGAATAGTTGGTTCACAGATGATAAAAACCTGTACACATGCCATGTGCAGTGGCACCCCATGCGAATGGTTCAACTGACCAAGATTAAGTTCTAGCACCTTGGCAGTTTAAAGTTAAACATCACAATACATTCAGGAAACGAGTAACATTATTTATTTGGGACTATAAGTGAAAAAAGAAGGAAATGTCACACACACATTGCTCAATGCATTGCACAAAAGAAATATCATGTAACTGTAAAACTCCTGACATCAACTCCTGGAGCTAACACCAATTGTCTGGACACATGGACAAGGTTTTTGCACATTCAACTTAGTAAATGATCTCTTCATACATTCAGTGCTTATGATTTTATTCAAAAGAAATTCATACAATCATGGTTGAATTACAACGATAAATTCTCTATAGTTGTAAATTGAGCCCACATAACAAATGTATTGCTGAATATGCACACCTATGCCTTCAAGAAAAGAAACATCCCTCACTAAGAATCCATCCACATTTATAAGCATTTCTGAACCATTAACTATTTCAGATGCTCAAGACCCATCCACAACTCCAAATCTTTCCATCCCTATCCGTTCCAATTAGCTTTAAGAAACTAAGATAAGCAAGGATATGCACCTATCATGCAGTATCAAATATATTGGTTTCAATTCTAGAATCCTTGATCACAAGAATTGCACTTCAGATCTCACAGTAACAAGAGTTATTAAGAGTTGAAATAGAAGGgaaaaaaagatcaaaaagaaGATTCTTGTCAATcccaagaaggaaaaaaagaagattcTTTTAGAAGTAATAATTACTTCTAAAAGCTCCATCTTCATGCAATGGCATCAATTAGTTATAGATTATTGTCAATCCCAAGATGTTACAAGAATTATCGGATAAGTTTATTTAAGACTAACTATCAGTTTGCTTTTCATCCACATTATCCATATTAATCCGATATGTTGGACTGCTCATGCCAAGAACTGAGAATTATGACATGTCCAAAGAAATATCTTGGCAAACTCCAATTATCTCTCTATGTTCATTTTCAGAAGATAAGCACTACCAACAGCCATCACTTACGTTTTAAGTGCAATAGATCAACTAAAAAAGCAAAAATAAACTTAGATGGAATACAATCAACTGTGTATGCTCACATATAAGTAAATATAACTGTGAAGTACTTAGTCCATGTGCTGCAACCAAACTTTTGTATAATTAGCCCTTTTTTTTTAACCAAACAATGATCTTTAGCATGGTTCTACTTTTTGCTCAGACCGGTACATACGGGGCAATACGTACCAGTCAGATGGGCAATAGGTTGGCAGCACAGACCGTTGCACATGCCTCCCATAATTCCCATAACCATGTATACTCAGCTCTTAAATAAATTTTATGGCACGTGCCAACATACCATGTGTCAGTAGGTTAGACCCTAGTGAGCCCATACCGGTATTCGAACGCCAATCCATGCGACTGTACAAGTACTTGGACCTGAGACCTGTCtaaatttttctttcttatttatcaTTAATGGAGTCACTGATGCATTGTTTTGTCAATTATAAGAATGACTTAGATCCTCGATCTGAGTGGAAGATTCCTTGGttttgtatcaagatcaaatacagATGAAACTGCTGAAATGATTCCTATTTCAACTTTAAAGATAAAGATCAAATGtgaacaagaaaaaaataaaattctgtTTCCTATATCGCAGAGCCAAATGAATTCAGATCCACAACAGAAAAACAAACTACAACGTAAACAATTGCCTCTAAATCAATTGCAACCAAGAAACAAATACAACTGTCTCCTACATGCTGAGCCATTTCAATTTGGATTCATAAcagaaatatataaatttcagGCAGAAAATTGCCCCTGCACCAACCTATGACTCTGAAATGCTAACACAATATTATTCAAGTCTCATGTGGCAAGTAAATTGACATCTCGAGAACACTTAGATCATATATCTAATCTACAATAGCTAAAAGTTATAGATGATAGCCAAAATTGGCTTAGAAGACCTCTGAATGGTATGAACATATGCTTGAGAGATCTCCTGATATAGTAGCCAGAAGAAGTGAAATGAGTAATTTTACTGAGACATTGagagatagaggaagatctaaaaaatataaactataaataaaaatttaagtactctaacttaattaaacatattgTTTTTTACACATCTCAAAACAGCAAAAGCTCCCTGTAGCCAACCCCAAAAATTTGAGACTTAcagttttgttattgttgttgtttatcCTAAGACACAAAAATACAAGCATAATATATACACAAATTATAAAGTAGGACACTATATTGGCATATATGGGATTAAAGAAGGCATTCACACTTAATAATGGAAACAGATAAAAGAATAATTATCATATATCTTCTCCTGAGATTAAAATAGATGAgaagaaacaagaattaaaagggAGCTGATTAGACCCTGAAAAAAATCCACTTTAAGTTACTGAAAATACAGCATGAATATTTTAGAAATCAAACAGTTCTTTAAACAATAGAAACAGATGTATAGCACATAGAAGAAGTAGATTATCCAGGTTATAAGGTCATGGACTACACCTGTATCAACTGCTGGGCAGTTTGAACTTGTGACGCACTCCCAGTAATCTCAACAGTCATCTCTCCAGGGACCCCCCTTGTTTCTTGTATGGTTATGGTCGCCCCACTAGCACGACGGATATAGCTAATATTTGCACCAGCTTCTCCAATCACAGCATCAGCATAAGAAAGTGGAATCTGCATATGCTGTGTAACCTGTCGAGAACTCGTCAGAGTAAAACAAGTGAAACAACATACTCTACTCTTAAAAGCACTTGTTTACCCATACTTTTGAAAAAGTACCTGAGAAATCATTGATGATGCCTGTTGATTTGCTGAGTGGACACCCATTGGCGGTGCATTTTGTCCATACATGGAAATTCCTTGATGCGGTTGCTTCTCTAATGGGGGAAGGTCGGGTGGAGGATAAAAATTATCATGGGCTCGTGGAGGCATGAATTGAGGATTGCCACCATAAGCTGAACCACCAGCACTTGGGGGAAGGCCTGGAGGGTGGCCCCAAGGTTGAGGTGGAGGCATGTTCTGCTCCATATGCATATTTGGCAACGACACCTACACAATAGAGTCATAATTTGAAACTTTTAGAACATCAAGAAAAACTCtaaaatattcatcaaatttgtgTAATACACAGTTCAGTATCATACTTCAAATGAGTTAACTTACACGCTTTTCAAACAAAGGAAGAACACTACGATCAACTAGAAACTTCCTTAAATGGGTTGCAATTAGTTCCACTGCTTTATGCATCCCAGTGGGCTCTCCTTGTATCTCAACAACTCTATCATCTGACAGAGCAACAGGAGGTAGATTTTCTGCAAAAATTGGAGCAAAGTAAACACAAACGAGCAAGCATCTAAGAAGAGACCATAGTCAGCATGAACAACaaacaataataattaatttgCTGGTCAATTTCCAACAAACCCAAGGGAATTTTGCTGTCAAGTTTGCAATTTCATGCACTGATAGTGTACCAGTCAGGACTCAGAACAGTACCATACGGTCCAGACCAGTGTACTGAATGCCAGTACATCAATATGTACCAAGTTTTAGAAAAACCTGAAAAAAAGctgaaaaacaaaagaagaaacttaTCGGTACAAGTCATATACCATACAAGGTCGCACAAATACACCACTCAGACTGAACAATCGAGGCAGTATTGCAAACCTTGTTTCACTAACAATGACAATGATTTTTTAATGACGGCAAAAGGTCCATGTAGTCAACCCCAAATAATTGAGACTtgtgactttgttgttgttgttgtatgggCAACAGAAATAAGGCACCAATTTACAGGCAAATCTCAAACTTATTAAAGAGATCCTTGCCAAATAGTAATTTTTGCacttaaaaaatctaaaatattagaATTTTCAATCTGCACATATCAGTTTAATTGTCTCGATAACTGGTTCAACACACTGTACAAAGGATTAGTCGAATATACAACTTCATCGGATAAGAAATGAATTGCAAGTTCATTCCCTATCTACGGATTAGCCGAATATATTGCAAGTTCACAACTTGCAAATTTACATTACCGTCAATATGCATGTTTAACCTTTGTGAACCACTGAGATGAATTGTTAAAAGTTAAATCTAAGATTACCATGACATCATTACTCATCCAGGGAATGTGTCATATACATGCTCTCAGCTTCAGATAAAGGTCATTCAGGCATTTATATATCTGTTAAAGAACAGATATATGGCAAAGAAAATGAACTAGTAATGACTCAATAGGTACATGAATAGATTGACACGTACTCGTCGTCATAAGGCATGTCCTTCCAATAAAAGATGTCCCTAAGCACTTCAAGGATGACTCAGAAAGCTATATCAGGAACCTTGAATTAGATATTGAAATATTAAGCCCATTAACAGTGTAAAAACATTATCAACAACAGAGATGCTAAGATTCAAATTTTGCTTAGATACTGATATTGTAGCACTCCTCTTTCATTAAAATTGTGCTAAGTGAGCTGGTTATGTACAGGTGTTgacaatcatgcttaatgccctcatggAAAGTCCAGACAAAGGAGGTCATAGAGGCTAACCAGGATAGCTGGCTGAAATAGAAGAGGCCACAGTATAGTCATAAGAGCATATACGTTAGCTACGCTCTATAGGTTCTTCCACTTTCTTAAGGCATAAATAAGCCAAAATACTTCACACTGAAGATCTGAAATTGAGGCTTGCTCTAGCTATGCAAGTATCCGAGTTTGGGACTGGTTCTAAAAACGTAATTGCATGATTGCACAAACAGGCACCATTATAAAGAATAA of Musa acuminata AAA Group cultivar baxijiao chromosome BXJ1-7, Cavendish_Baxijiao_AAA, whole genome shotgun sequence contains these proteins:
- the LOC135678119 gene encoding flowering locus K homology domain-like, which encodes MDDIEENVVEEEVPVESGNSHEVKQETDGQLEAESGEKKWPGWPGESVFRILIPAHKVGSLIGRKGEFIKRMCEESRARIKILEGPPGVPERAVMISAKEEPDASISPAMDGLLRVHKRIIDGLDGESGHAPSGAGNTAATRLLVAATQAGSLIGKQGATIKSIQEASNSIVRILENLPPVALSDDRVVEIQGEPTGMHKAVELIATHLRKFLVDRSVLPLFEKRVSLPNMHMEQNMPPPQPWGHPPGLPPSAGGSAYGGNPQFMPPRAHDNFYPPPDLPPLEKQPHQGISMYGQNAPPMGVHSANQQASSMISQVTQHMQIPLSYADAVIGEAGANISYIRRASGATITIQETRGVPGEMTVEITGSASQVQTAQQLIQNFMAAAPSPAPSQSSMGSMDPGYNSYQPHGPMYGSPPSNTGPVAHSGGGYGSTYGGSYGY
- the LOC135678118 gene encoding pentatricopeptide repeat-containing protein At2g42920, chloroplastic-like, producing MLPCTSALPSSTSICKFISDHTLLSMLETKCNSMRDLHRLHSQLIKTGLARDHIAISRVLAFCATSPNGDLNYAMRLFFHHHQPNAFMYNTLIRGLSHSSTPHLAISLFLDMLHSPIPPQRLTFPSLFIACSHLGLAAHCGAQLHGMAFKLGHASDPYVRNSMLSMYANCGCISMSSRLFDECSSFDVVCWNSMITGLAKNGQIDKSRYLFDEMPMRNLVSWSAMISGYVRSGRNDEALHLFYRMQEEGLNPNANILVSLLGACGSLGALDQGEWIHQYIRRNDEFVLDPIVTTAIIDMYCKCGSINKALEVFENSSTKGLSSWNSMIHGLAMHGHSEAATRLFSRLESSNLRPDDVTFLNILTSCSHAGSVDEAWHYLSLMIDEYGIEPGTEHYGCMVDVLGRAGLIEEAEELMRRMPMEPDSVMWGSLLSAGRVYGDDDASRRAGRQVIQLDHLDSGGYVVLSNVFAGAGDVGNANEARTRMKERGVRKETGCSMIEVNGVAHEFVAGGVLHPEAEQVYETLERLALELRRQYNVELGILDTLE